The Fulvia fulva chromosome 1, complete sequence region GTCGCAACCGAAGATGCGAAGGGTGAAACTATGAAGAAGAAGCCACGTATAGTGAAAGCAGGGCAAAGAGCTATAATCAAGCTAGTACTCGACGATGGCGCTCCATTGGAGACGGGCGACCGTGTCGTGCTCAGAGCGGAGGGAAGTACAATTGCAGCAGGAGTGATTGACACCATCAGCATCTGATTGCAAGACGTCTGGAACGTCTATGCAGAGAGCATGAGGCTTTCAATCGAGGAAAGTGCACGATGTTTGTCTCGCGGGAGCTGTGCTCGGTTTGCCAACAAACTCAGCTCTGCAGTCGACACCTGTCCGAGTCACACATACGACGCTATCCTACTTGATGCATGTCCCGGCACTCGAGTAATACATTGTGCTCCAATCATACTGTGGCCTGAGAATATGTTCTAAATTAACATGTCGCCGCCCATTTCACTTCCCACACCTCCGTGCGTGTTCAATTGCCTTTGGTACCTCACCATCGCACATGAAAGTTACACGTCAGCTCTGTCCTCCTCAAGCGCTCTCATGAGTTTTGGCCTGGGCCAAAAGGGCCACAATCAGTCGTACTTGGTGTCCGCCCGGCGGCGCCTGCTTCCCAGGACACAGTCAAAACACCACACAATGCTAGCCAACAGCATCGAGCCCGTGGCAACCCATGTCAAGATCAGGAACTTGTTGCCTCTCTCTGCCTGAATTCCAATCTCGTCGCCATGTTCATTGATCACATCGGCTCCCTTCACCGCAATCGCAGTCGTGAGAGCGCTTGCTATGCCAATGACCAGGAAAGCCATCCATTCGACGAACATATTTGCGAAAGCGCTCAAGCGTCCGTCGAGGAAGAAGCTCACTATGGCCAGGACAAGCGCAGTCCCTTCGAACCCGATTGCGACGCAGTAGAGCACGAACGCCGCTCTAGCAGCTATCCTCACAGCCTTGATGCCGTCGCTGATGTCTTCGGGCCAGTGCAGGTTTGATACGAGGTCGATGTTGCCGTGGCCGCTGTTATCGAGCTCGGTCCGAAGGATCCGCTGCGGGTTGAAGTCGTACATTGCGGTACGACCGGAGCAGCCGGTGACGTTGTGAGTGATATCGGAGCGTTTCAGTGTGGCATCTGGGACGGCCTTAGGGGCGTAGTAGCCTTCGCAGTAGGACATGAGGTGTGCTGAGTAGAAGTCGTGGAGACCAAGCTCTTGAGCTATGCTGTTGATTGTGTCTTGGATCTCGTCCTGGATGCCTTCGGTTGCGCCATCGGTGAGGCTATGGTGATGGTGAGCACGACTGATGTCAAGTCCATCATGATTGACTTACTCGACAATTGGGTTGTCTGATGAACTATCGAGGGCTTCGAGATAGCCTATCCTCGAGGTATTGAGGGTCAGGACTGCATAGTCTTCTAGGAAGCCTTTGCTGGAACCTGCAAAGAGGCAGAGAAAGGTGAGCACTAATGAGGCCGCGATCAAGGCGATTGGGAGTAATGCTAAGGCCCTCATCGCCAGCAACTGTCGGGTGTCGAGTATCTGGTAGAGTTGGGGCAGTGTCAGTGCCAACACCAGCAATTGTTTTCGTTAAGCGGGTTGCCTGCCACTGCGTGTTTTTGAGGCAAGCACAACTTGGACGTTTGCTGAGGTACATGTAGCCTTGCGAGCCTTGACCGACTCACAGTCCATGTGTTAGCGAGTGTGTTATGTGTGCCCTGCTGGCATCCGCTGCGTCACACATCGCGCGAACACGTGGCTGTGGACAGCAGCTGTTCGTAGCAAACACTGCTCTCGACCAAGCCACATCAATGCTTGCCTCGCGAAGTTGTTGCACCTGTGACGTTGGAGACAGCCACCAAACCTGATCTGCAGTCACGGCGACCAGGATGATCAACGCTGCTATTGGCCATGAAGCTTATGCACAAGCTTGATCTTGAAATGTTCGGAGGACATGAGGGCCAGGGTCTAGACATGGTGATCATTGAAGGACGACTGAGGAACTATTGTAGTACTGCCTCAGGTCAATTAGATGATCGGGCCTACAGCACAACCTAGGGAGTGGCCTCGTGCCAGTAATCAGAAGAGCTGCTTCAGCATGTCTTCGCCAATTCTCAGCACCGGCTCACCAACCTGCTTCAGCATCTCCAAGCTAGACTTTGCACGATTACGCCTGGCAGGCTTGGGAGAAGGGCTTCTTCAGCGTCTTCCACCTCGCCCACCCCTTCTGCGGCGCACGCGACGCTCTTTGTCACTGCTGCTGCGGCTACTGGTGGTAACAGTACTTCCATCAAAAGCCTCGACGCTGTCACTGCGGTTGTGCTCCACAGTGTAGGGCCCGTTGCTATCAGGCTTCTGCAATGGCTTCTGTCTTCGAGCTGTTTCGCGCAAAGTTTCCCGTGACGGAGACTCGCTGAACGCTCTAGCCAGAGGTCTGATGTCGCTGGGCAGCGTACTCGGGCCAGTCGCTGTCTCACTAGTGCCAGAACGTCGTTGTCCACGATCGGAAGGCCTCGGTGTGCGGTCACGGTCTGCTTCGTGGTACTCGCGCTCTCTTGTGCGAACAGTATCCCGCTCGTAGTAGTATCCTCGCTCGCCACGTGTGACAGTACGACTTCCAGAGCGTCCTCTATCTGCTTTCTCAACGCCTTCAGCACTGAAAGCGTTTGACGCCGGACCATCATGCTGGTGCTTCATCAGACCACTTCTGCGAAACTCCGAAGAGCTGGCATCGCTATCGGGTGGCGTGGGAGAAACGTCGAGCTTGTTCGAGAACCGAACACGACTAATAACATCACTCGCACGACGCTTGGACGGCGGCGTGACCGTCTTGGGGCTGTCTTGACCTGCCTTGCGGTGGACAAAGCGCTCTTTAGTCTCTTTGTAATCCAGATCCGATCGGCGATCATCATCGAATATGTGCTTAGCCCACGGACAATCAGCTGATTGGACTGTTCGTCTGACATATATCCATTCCTTGTCTCCATCTCGAGGAGCGGGTTCGCTTAGTGGGGAGTCGTTGCGGTTGGACATGTGTGATCTTGGAGAAGGCATCGAGACCGGTACCGCATCTTCTTGCGGATAAGGCAGATCTCGTTTCCTCGAAGGCCGATCGCTGGCCGTCGCGCAACTATTGGCGCTCTGGAATTGTCGCTCGTAGGATGTGGTCTGATTGTCGCGGTACGAACTTCGATCGCCATCGCCCGGATCCTCCTTTGGCAGTCTCTTTGCTTTCAGGTTCCCTCTGCGTGTCGATGAAGTCAATACAGTCTTCGCTACTTCCCCTTCATTCCAGTAGTCGTGAGACGTCCACTTGCCCACCAAGGAGTCCGGCTTCTCGGAGTGGATCGGTGTCTGGGTTTCGCGATCAAGTTCTTGAGCGGGCTCCGTCGTCCAGTGCTCAGCTTTACCCTGTACCTCGCTTACAGCCTTCTCACTTCGAGATGCGCGTCCGATCTGTGAAAACGGTGGCATGTCCTGTGCAGATGACGCACTCGAAGATGGCGGTGGGATTGCAGCACGATGCTGCCGTGTAACGACGTCTCGCGGCTTTTGGCCAGTCTCGCAAACTACCACAACTTCTTGCTTCTCCTCTTTGTGCTTAGCTGCCCGTACGTGGGCCTTGAGTACAACACCAGAATCCCGGCGAGCAGATTCAGATGGTCGTGCCCAAGGCTTCTCCTCCGGAACGTCACGCACAGACTCGATGCGTCGCTCAACAGGCACGCGTTCGACCTGTACCATCTTGCCGTGCGCATAGGGGTCGGTATGAGCTTCCAGCTTGCGCTCAGCTTGGCGATATCGCACCACCTCGTCTCGTGCCAGCCGACGAATTTCTGTCTCTGACGGCACTGACCTGTGCGAACGACTGTGCTGTCGTGCAGCTGTCTGGCTCGATGTCGTCCACGCGACCTGTTCATCCATGGCAGGATTGACTTTCGTCGTGGCATCTCGAACGCCTGTCGTACTCATGGGTGGCGGTGGCGGCAAGCCTGGCCACTGCCTGTACTGCACCGTCACTTCTTCCGGCCTCACCTTCCCTTTCGTCGACGTCTTGGCCGGTGCATCACTGACCTCTTGCGCTGCTGTGCCTGGACATGTCGTTGACTTCGACGAAGGTGCCATGATGACTGGTGGCGGGGGAACTCCCACATGTATATGTCGATGGATATACTCCTTACGCTTCGGCGACGCAGGCTGGGTTGCGAcgggtggtggtggtggcgGAGCCGCAACATGAAGATGCCTGTATATGTATCCTTTTTGCTCTGTCTCGGTCGCATCGTCcatcgagcttggtgaagAAGGTTCGTTGACACGAATGTGCTTGTAGCTGTGGTCCCTCGAGTCCTCCTCTCTTACATTTCTTCGAGGCGGCTCGATCTCCTGCCACTCAGCATGTCTCAGGAGGTATGCGGCCCGCTTCTCTCGCATTTCTTGATTACTATAGTAGTCCTCGTCAGGCACGAAGGCTCTTATGCCAAGCTTGATATCATTGCTGTCATGTTCCTCGACTATGTGTGTAACCTTCCTTGTCTCTTCCGCCGGTGCCACACGACAGCGTCGACAAATGCCTGGCGGGGGCGGAAGTCCATCTTCGGGAATTGGATGTTCTTGGTGGTAGCGGGCGCTCCGAGGACGAAGGCATATTCGACATATGTGATAGATGGCGAGTGATGGGACGCCAGATCCGGACTTCGTCGAGCCAGGTAGTGGTTCCTCTCTAGTCCTGATGTGCGCGTGGCTCAGCCTCTCATCGGTGCCATCACACGGTATGGCGGAGCCGCGTGAGAGCTCACTACGACGCTCATAGCGAATCGAGTACTCGACTTCTGCGCCATCATCCGTGCCTGGAGTGAAAGAGGTTGCGTTTCGAGGCCAGTAGACGTCTGGTAATGGTGGCGGTGGAATAGTCATGTAGGGGACGTTGTTGTTAGCCATGTTAAGTGAGAGACTGCATGCCCGTCGTTGACGAGGTGGAAGGTGTTGGTGTTGGCTCGTCGGTGCAGCCAAGTCGGGTTGCTAAGACGTAGTGTGTGTGTGTTGATTGAGGTGAATTTGTGCAGCTATATTGTGTCGGCGTCTCCAAGGAAGCTGCTCGTTGACTGCGGCGGAAAGCTCAGCAGAGAAAGGCTTGCGGAGGTTCTAGCGCTCCGAAGGAAGCTCGCCTGTCTTCAAGTGAGTGAAGTTGTGGCAGGCGGACGGACGGGCCGCCCACTATGAGTGGCAATGACCGTTATGCACACTAAGATGTGAGAAGGCTGCACCTACCTGTCAACCAAACTCTGGGTCTGAGTGATGCGCTCTTGCTGCATGTCACGTTGTGTTCTACAAAGTCCGAATTGCATCATGTTCCCAGCGTTCACATCGTATCAAGTTCATGATCGCGCAGACTGTTTTGTGGTCCGTTTCCTGTTCCACTCGCTACTGTCCCCCATCATTCTCCGATCACATACGTGCATCCTGCTGCTCCCATCCAGACCTGATGCTTCCTTCCCGCATCGACATCCAGCCGGGCGCCGGGACCAAACGTCTCCTTCCGAGGCTCAGCATCGTTAGGGTAGGATATCGTAAGCTCGCCCTCGAAGATAAGATGTGTCGTCAAGCCGCTATGAGCGGGAGGTGGGTAATAGGCGTGGCTGGGACCCATGTTCAGCCAGGGCGCAGCGAGTGCTATGAGAATACCTACGGTCCATCTGAACCACACAGCCTTGAATCAGCACTGGAACGAATGCACTGGCAAGCCTACAATGAGTACCCGTCCACGTGAAGACATGTTCGAAGCCCCAGTCTTTCACTTGCTTCTCGGCGCTCTTGCGGGACACCATGTCGAGGCAGTGTTGTGACAGAAGCTTGTGGTGTGCAGCGGAAGCGTATCGTCCGGACTACAGGGCATGGACAGTTCAACGTTCTCTGCACGATTGAGTCTGAGGTCTATGCAAGGGCAGGAGTGAATTGCGGACAAGGTTTCACACAGCTGCCCGCTCGGCTCGGCTCGGCTCAGCGCGGCAAGCCGGTCTCGGCACTTTGGTCGCTCCTTTGCTCTGGTCTGGAGACAAACACTCACAGTCACCGACACATCCATCGATGGGTCGCAGTGGATTCGGGTGCTTTACGTGTTTCACAGGGCAAGCGCACAGCACGCTTGATGTCGCTTGCTATGCCGACCGTCCTCCGTGTAGTGACTGCGTGGGCCTCCAAGCAGACCATACCGAGCGCTGCAGGTGGTGGGCTGTGTTTGTGTGCTCACCGGCTGGACCTTGAGTGCGCCGCGCTCTTCTGAGCATGCCCCTACTTACAGACGTGTATTCCTGACACTTGCAGAGCTCAGCGACAACATGACCGACAGACCAACGGCAGGCTTGAGCGATTGCGTCAAGAAGCACGCGCAAAAGGCCTATGAGCGCGACGCCAAAGGCCATCAAACTTTCGATGCCTTCCTCGAGACCCTCGTCAAGCCGGAGTCCTCGGCGGCGCTGCCTATCACGGAGGACCTGAGCCACCCGCTGTCGCATTACTACATCTCAAGCAGCCACAACAGTGAGTCTTCTGGCACTGCATCCCGTCGTCCGGCTGAAAGCCAAATTAACCACTTGCCGCACAGCTTATCTGTCGGGCAACCAGCTATGGGGCAAAATCACCACCGACTCCTACAAGGACGTCCTCATGCGAGGCTGTCGATGCATCGAGGTCGACATCTGGGACGGCGACTCGCCTTCTTCTTCAGAAGCAGAAGCTGAATCGCCCAAGACTGACCATGATGTCAACAAGCTCTCCGGGATGCTAAAGAAAGGCCTCAGCAAGCTCCGTTCTCAGTCGCCTTCAGCTCATGATGCACCCGACTCGCCCAAAGGTCACGCTGAACAGATGCCTACACCATGGCGAACCAATTCTGGCCGATATGAGCCTGTGATATACCACGGCTATACAGCTACCCGTGAAATGCCTTTCCGGAAAATGTGCGAGGCAGTCCGCGAGTATGCATTTCGGACTACCGATCTTCCTCTGATCGTGAGCCTTGAGGTGCACTGCTCTCCCGCTCAGCAAGACATTGTAAGAGATGCCTCTGTTTCGCAAAAGGCCAGAGATTCGTGGGCAATCTCGAGGCTCATGATATCAGCAACATCCTCCCTCAGACGTAAGGCTGACCCGTGACACTGCAGATGGTAGAGCTCATGAACGACTATTGGAAGCCTTATCTGTATCGCGCACCAGCCGCTTTCTCCGACTCTACTCCCCTACCACCACTCGCGACCCTGAAGAAGACCATTCTAGTCAAGGTCAAGTACACACCTCCTGAGAAGGCCAAAGCTGCTCAATCCAAAAACACACACAGCGAACATCAGGACTCTAGTGGCACCGAAGACGAAGGAGCTATGAAGAAGGGAAAGATCTCCGAAGGTCTCAGCAAGATGGGAATTCTCACCCGGGCTTCCCACTTTCGCGACTTCGACCAGCCCGAAGCGAAGATCCCGACCCATGTTTTCTCTCTGGGCGAATCGAAACTCCTCGACGCTTGCGAGCAGCAACCGGACAAGTTGTTCAAACATAACTTGCATCACTTCATGAGAGCGTACCCGAAAGGTACAAGGGTGCGCTCTTCCAATCTAGACCCGGCTCCTCTCTGGCGCTTCGGCCTCCAGATGGTTTGTACTCTAGCTTCCATCGTCCGAAAAGTTCTGCAGATCCGTGATGCTGATTCTTGCAGGTCGCATTGAACTTCCAGAGGATCAACGCAGCCATGATGCTCAATGCCGCTCAATTTGAAGGTACTGGGGGTTGGGTGTTGAAACCGAAAGGCTATCTGCCCGTCGAAGGCAAGCAGCCAAAGCCAGAGAGGATTACGTGCGACCTGTCGATCAAAATACTTGCAGCTCAAGGCCTTGGTCACCGAGACGACATACCCGACGCCTACGTAAAGTGCGAATTGCACGTCGAGAGCCAAACAGGACCGGGTCAAATGCAGATTCCGAACGGCGGCAAAAGCAAAGGAGGTCAACGAAAATATCGAACAGCCACTCGTCACAATCGTGACCCAGACTTTTGTGGGGAGCTCGCACATTTTCCCAATATCGCGAACGTCGTTCCAGAGCTGAGTTTCGTAAGGTACGTACTGCTTCTCTTTCCTTGTTGCACACGACCACATGACCACATCGATCAGTCGCGGTTGCTGCAATTGCAGCCTCAGAATTGGCAGTACACTGGATACATACCACATTCTCTCCGTCGGGGCAGCAGGCGAAAGGTCACACATAGCCAGGCGTCATAGCGATGGCGAAAAGGTCGAGCACATTGAGATGCAATGTGCGGTGTACAGGATACACAGGCAAAGTGTTGAGCTCTCACAGAGATGATTGACCGAGTATTGGGGAGCATCGAACGTTGCACAGCGCGTGGTCGTGCACCCCAGTTATATGGTATCCGGTGCTCGTGCGTGGCCCACCGCTACCGACATGCATCGGCACTCGGTGGCGAGATCGCTTAAGCAGGTCCGGGATCGCTGAGCTGCAGGAGCGAATGCCCAGCTTATTTCTGGAAGTTTAATGCTGATGATATGTTCGCTAACTACTAACAGGATCAAAATCATGGATGATGCGTTGGCGCAGAAGGACAGACTACTGGGATGGGTCTGCTATCGACTTGACAGGCTACCACAGGGCTTACTTCTGGTACCACTGCGAGGAGAGGACTTCAAATTGACAGGAGGAAAGCTACTGCTGGAGAGCCACACGAAGATCCTGACCACGGCACAAGCCACCTGATTTGCTAACTCTGGTATGCAAATGTGATCGCTCCGGCACCTATACGAGGCCAGAGATGGCGTCTTTCGAGTTGACATGGTATCGTTGTTCGGCAAATATGGCTCTTCATGTTTTCCGATTGGTGGAAGCCGGCATGTTCGAACCGACCGGCTTCCAGTGCTTTGCGGTAGTGAAGTCGACAAGTGAATCGATGTGATAATGGCCTGTGTAGGCGTGCGCTAGCAACAATATATCGATATCCGGTTGACCGAAGATCAACAAGGATGATAGGCAGCTCGAACGCTCATGTACTCTTGTCGGGCGGCAGACCCATACCCTCGGATGTTACAGCGTTGGCAAATGGATGTAACTCAGACCTAGGCAGAGACCCGGCCTTGAGAGCGCTTCACTGCGATTGATCAGAGCTAGCGTTGCGTACTACGTGAAGCATCAGCATTGCATACAGACGGCCTGGTCAGTGGAGCTATCGCAGAGCACCGGCAGTGACATCCTCTCGAGCCGGTTTTCAGATGCCATCTGCAGTCCAGCACATGCGAGTCGAACTCAATTCCTGCCTGGTCCAAAGCCAACACACCTTGAGGTCCTGCGACCTCATGTGCTTCCAGCGCGCGCGTGAGGACTCAAGAAGATCTTGCGACGGTCATTGAGCATGAAGCGAGCAATAATCATATAGGTTCACACGCCACCACGCTTCGAGTCAGTACTGTAGTGCTGCTTGTGTAGATCCGATCGCTCCCCGTCGAGGATCAGCTAGCCCGACAGGGCTCTTGCATAAGCGCTCTCCAGGATCATGTCGCGATTGCGGTCCGCTGAGGCTAGTAATCTTACAAGTCGAATACTTTTCTCCTTCTACCTTCCATGCCAAGCGTCTGTTCGAGCACAACCCACTGTGATCACTCTGTTGTTGCTGTTGTACTACAACGCACGCAGGCGCGCAGAGCGCGGTCAACCCGGTCTGCTCAGTTTCGATCACGAGCAGTTGCACGGTCTTCGTGTCGCTGCATCATAGTTGTCTTATTGCCAGCGGCAGTCATTGAAGGGTTCCGACATGATAATCCCTGCTCCAGGCATACGGTCTGACTTGTTTGTCCGGGATACGATCTCGAGTGTCCTGGCTTTCGGCACCCTTGACGGCGCCTTGCATGACAGCACGACATGCGACAACGCAGCATATGCACATCAGTTACCCTGATGATACTGTTCCAGCGGACTGCAGCACCGTTGTCCGCTGTCAAATCCTGTTCATACGTATTGAGTTTGATTTTGGGCGCTACAGTATTCGGGGAAGCAGGGTCAATGCCAAAGCCAGTCGGTATAGATGACATGATGCAGCCCACCACTAACCCCATGCACCTTTCTGATCATGTTCGAGTAGCGGCCAAGTGCAGCGATATACCGCATGCCGTTCGTGCTAGTGTAACAGCTTAACGAAGTCCCGAACCAGGTAGTGACCTCGAGGACAGAGTCATCCCAACGCAAAGGTTGAAGTCACAACATACTAGTAGCTTGCAGGCCCTGCTCTCACCCCAGGGCACAAGAGCAGTAGCATTATCCAGTGGAGCGAGCCAATGCCTGGTAATTACACTGCGCACAGTCCGAGAAGGTACTTATATAACGTCCTCTGCTGCTTCTGTTGGTCCCTCAGCTAAGACACACTCTCCAGTCGCTTCCGCCGCCACTCCCTCAAGCCAAGCCATATCAACGGGCCCATCTTTCTTCGGACCCAACCTCAGGTCTCAAAGCCCAGCCCAGTCACCGCCAACGACGGTTCGACAACATGTCCTATAACCAACAGCGTCACGAGATGCTTCGAAAGCTTCAGATCGAACAACTTCCGACCCTCTACGCTCCAACAGAAATGGAAGAACACTACCACCCATTCGGCGAGAGCTTACCGATACGCTCAAAGATGCCAGTAAGTGAGGCCAATGCTTGCGTGTCGAATTTGAGGCTGACGCTCGGCACAGGTCCCCGGCAAACGCTGTCCCAACTGTCTGAGACGTGGACAAACGATCTGGGTGATTCCTGGAAAGCGATGCTCGCAGTGCGGTACAGAGGTCCTGTAATGAGGGTGCACGGGCGGGATGGAAAGAGACGGTGCCGGTTTGCTGTCCTGTGCGATACTGCTTTCTCTGCGAGGCGCTTGGTGCTTGAATCACGGTCGGGAATGGTTTCTGGGTGGGACAGCAATGGACGTTTGGGCGCATCACTGATACCGCCGTGCGGTTACTTTTGGGGAGACGGGGACTCGAAAAGTTTGCTTTGCGACGATGGTATAAACAGCTGGGTCTGTTTTGGTGATGCTGTATATTAGATGTGGGCGAGGAAGGCATGCAACGCGCAGCCTTGATATCACCCCGTCGTTTCTCGCGCTTGTATCGAAGTTTATCATTTAATGACATGTCCAAGTGAAGCACCTCGGGCTGCATCCCTCCTCGTGTGGGCGGGCGGGTCGTAACACAACTTTGTGGAGTCAGTTGTGCATGGCCGCAGGGCCAATGCGCGGCAGCCAGCTGTGAGTGTAGTGTAGTAATGGAGGCATTGTAGGCGAGAAGTGCGGGCACCGCCGGCGAGCTGGCCGAGTCGCACGGCTTTCGCGGTGCACACACACTGGCAAAGCTGGCAGAGCAAAGCTGGCTGCGACTCGTGAAGGCGCATGCATGTGCGCACTGATGAATGATCAGTGACGACGCGCAATAACACTCCATGTACACGTGCTGCGGCATCTTAACACCGCCTCATCGTAGCGTGCAGCGTATATGCACATGTAGCATTGAGTTGACCGCAGGAGCTTCTCATCAAGTGACTTGTGGACATGATGAATGCTGTGGATTCTTACTGCAGCACAGCATAGCACAGAGCGAACGCGTTGTGCTTCTGCTTCTGAAACCACAGTGGTAGGT contains the following coding sequences:
- a CDS encoding 1-phosphatidylinositol 4,5-bisphosphate phosphodiesterase 1, producing MTDRPTAGLSDCVKKHAQKAYERDAKGHQTFDAFLETLVKPESSAALPITEDLSHPLSHYYISSSHNTYLSGNQLWGKITTDSYKDVLMRGCRCIEVDIWDGDSPSSSEAEAESPKTDHDVNKLSGMLKKGLSKLRSQSPSAHDAPDSPKGHAEQMPTPWRTNSGRYEPVIYHGYTATREMPFRKMCEAVREYAFRTTDLPLIVSLEVHCSPAQQDIMVELMNDYWKPYLYRAPAAFSDSTPLPPLATLKKTILVKVKYTPPEKAKAAQSKNTHSEHQDSSGTEDEGAMKKGKISEGLSKMGILTRASHFRDFDQPEAKIPTHVFSLGESKLLDACEQQPDKLFKHNLHHFMRAYPKGTRVRSSNLDPAPLWRFGLQMVALNFQRINAAMMLNAAQFEGTGGWVLKPKGYLPVEGKQPKPERITCDLSIKILAAQGLGHRDDIPDAYVKCELHVESQTGPGQMQIPNGGKSKGGQRKYRTATRHNRDPDFCGELAHFPNIANVVPELSFVRIKIMDDALAQKDRLLGWVCYRLDRLPQGLLLVPLRGEDFKLTGGKLLLESHTKILTTAQAT